Genomic segment of Peribacillus frigoritolerans:
ACTTTTTCCCCAGTTGCATCTTTAATCGTAATCGGGAAAGCTTCGTGTTGAGCATGATTCGTTTGCTGCTTTTCTTTTCCTTCATCAGTAGTGTCACTGCAGCCGACCATCATGCCTGCAACAAGCAACATCAACAGTATCAGACCAAAAATTTTCTTCATTTTCATTCCCCACAATCTTTTTATTTAATTTCTTTCCACCTCATAATCTCGGAAGATGCCCCCAAAACAAAAAGCACCTCCCGTTAAACGGAAGGTGCTTGTATGGCAACAATATCATTACGGACTTCTTATGGTCTGCCACACACCTTCCCATCCGCGTAGGTTACAGGTGTACGAATTTTGGCAGGTCTCCTGGCTCATGGTCATCGTCAACGGCACCTTCCCATATCTCATACAGTGGTACACAGCCGTCAGCTCCCATATACAGTGGCGGGACCGCGCTGGCATTTCACCAGCTTCCCTTTTAAGTCATTACGACACCAAATCGTTCATATGTATATAATTTTCACTGCCTTCATTATACACCATGTAAGAATCGATTATTAAATGATTTTTCTGAACAGGTTCGAAATGCCCCTGCCACCTTCAATGATTTGAAGCATTTTCAATCAGTGACGCAAACCCATCGACTGATAACCCGGGTGAAATCCGAACTCGATGCAGGGCATGCATCCCTTGTTCCCTTGAAGCTCCCCCAGGTTCGGTAGTGACTGCCATCTTGTATCCAGCTTCCTCTGACAGCCTGAGAGTCTCTTCGTTATACCGGCCAACCGGATAGGAAAGCACTGTCGTGTCCTGGTCGAGAATACGGTCGAATAGCTCCTTCGACTGGACCATTTCAGCTTCTTGCTGCTCTGCCGTCATGCGGTTCAGCTCCAAATGGTTGATAGTATGGCTTTCGATCGAAATCCCATTCCTGCTCATCTCCATCATTTGATTTTCAGTCAGGTGATGACCTTTATCAATGGACTTCCCGATCATGAAGACAGTTGCTTTCATATCATTTTCTTTTATTATCGGAAAAGCCTCCGTGAAGTTATCTGTATAGCCATCATCAAAAGTAAGCCAGACGCACTTCTCACTTGGCATCCGATTCTCGGTTAATACGAGGAATGCTTCTTCAGGGGATAATGTATAGTAGCCATTCTCCCGAAGCCAAGCCATCTGAGACCGGAATTCCTCCCTTGGAACCCGAAGGCGATTACCTTCAGAAATGCTGTGATACATCAAGATTGGAAGCTGGACGTCGGACTCGACCGTTATCCAGTCTTCCGTATCGATTTTGCCCTCCAATTCCTGCCCTTCCCCATTCTCCGCCGCTTCGGCCACTTCAATTTCATCTTCCGCAATCGGTGCAGCAGTCTTTGTGCCTATACCTTCTAAAATCCATTGTGAGCATCCAGGTAAAATCAAAATCCCCAGCAATGCAACCATCCATAAAACTCTATATTTTCCCACTATCATTCTCCTAATTTTTTATAGTGAAATAGTACCAGAAAACTAGCGATTAATAAAGTATTCCATTAAATGAAAAAAAGGGAAAGACGAGAGTGAGGATTTTTTTTCATAAGTATGTGCTATTAGCTTGAAAAGTTTGCCTATAAGAAATATAATAAATAAGTCGTCGACTTTTTTATATGTCCCAGTAGCTCAGCAGGATAGAGCGACAGCCTCCTAAGCTGTAGGTCGTAGGTTCGATTCCTATCTGGGACGCTAATTATAAACCCCTGTTACAAGCGGTCCTTCCGCGGAGTAACAGGGGTTTTTTTCTGTTGGTTAAGAACAATTGATTTTTTGATGGAGAAAACGCAGATCTCAAAGCTAAATTATTTCATCAAGCCATATAGATATAAAAAATCTGATTGCAAACTATGCATAAAGGTTGGAAATATTGGCGAACAAGAATACAAACTGTTTGATAGTAAAAAGCGTTGTATTTATTACGTCAATATATACCTGAAAAAAATAATGGATTTCTGGATATAATCATGTCTTTTTTTGAAATATATGTTTTAACCTGTCCCATCCGGGTATATGAATACTGTAAGACATTCTCACCAAAGGAGATGATAGTGCATGATGAGTACAATCAGAAGCCAATGGAACAAAGAGAATGACGCA
This window contains:
- a CDS encoding polysaccharide deacetylase family protein, whose protein sequence is MIVGKYRVLWMVALLGILILPGCSQWILEGIGTKTAAPIAEDEIEVAEAAENGEGQELEGKIDTEDWITVESDVQLPILMYHSISEGNRLRVPREEFRSQMAWLRENGYYTLSPEEAFLVLTENRMPSEKCVWLTFDDGYTDNFTEAFPIIKENDMKATVFMIGKSIDKGHHLTENQMMEMSRNGISIESHTINHLELNRMTAEQQEAEMVQSKELFDRILDQDTTVLSYPVGRYNEETLRLSEEAGYKMAVTTEPGGASREQGMHALHRVRISPGLSVDGFASLIENASNH